The following is a genomic window from Apis cerana isolate GH-2021 linkage group LG6, AcerK_1.0, whole genome shotgun sequence.
aataagttaaaaaatttaaataatacataataatatataataatataataataatatatattttattcaaaattaatataattaaataattttaaaattaataatatattttattatatatatatatatatataattttatgtaattcttttttttagatatcaaataatattttacataaaactatacaaaataaaaagccAACTGCTATAGATATGACAATGCttaatgaagaattattatatcatcttCAACCAATATGTTCAacatcaaattcatttttaactaTTCCTATAGTACATCCTAAACAGAATTATATAGCTTTATTAGTTTGTTTGATTGATAATGAttccaaaaatgaaattatatgtaaatgtgCAATAGTACAAGATTGTTTtaggtaatatttttttttattatgatttatcattattttttatattgaaaattaattaattaaattgtagaataatatagcaattttatgaaatattaaaattatattcattaaagaaatatttttctttagatatatttggatattttttctttaatatagattttgcTTAGGATTTCTTCTAAATTCACTCACATGTTATGAAGAAACTCGATTGAAATTACAATGTCAAAAATTACTTGCTGTTTCtaaaaaacttttcatatatttaggtaatattatcattattaaaaaattagtatacaaaaatttatatatttatcatttttttatatattaataattaggaGAGATTTCTGATTTATTGAGAGAAATAATGATAGAAGCTAAAAATCTAACAAATGCAGAACgttgttcattatttttattagatcctGAACAACAAGATCTAGTTGCTAAAGTATTTGAtggtattattatagataaagtgagtttaaattttaaaaaaacttaaaaacttaaatatatgcttaaatatatataaaattaaggatataattatttctagtcTCTGGAAGAAATGAGAATACCAATAGGACAAGGTATAGCAGGTCATGTTGCAACTAGTGGAACAgtgcttaatattaaaaatgcatatGAACATCCTCTTTTTTATCCTGGTATAGATCAATTAACAGGATTTAagacaagaaatattttatgttttccaATTagagatgaagaaaaaattataggtaaaaattattgttgtatatcacaaaaaaaaattaaattttttaataacattatttttacatttttaaaatataaaaaaattgtctacTATAATGTGATTGTAATTATAGGTGTTGCACAActttgtaacaaaaaaaatggattataCTTTGATGTTTTTGATGAAGAAGTTGCAACAGCATTTAGTATTTATTGCGGTATTTCTCTAATGCAtagtattgtttataaaaaaatgcaaattgctCAAGCAAGAAGTAAACTTAGTAATGAAGTGATGATGTATCATATGAaggtaaaattttcttaagatataaatattttttattgatttttattttcaatatagatAGATGAAGAAAGTATTCAAGTAATTTTGAACTGTAAGGATAAACATGATAtagaaaactttaataaatttgaattttctcctAGAGATGTACCTTATGACACTATAccttgttatataattaaaatgtttgatGACTTAggtcttattaaatattggaaattgaaattgtcaaCTTTAATCaggtaatttataaaatttttgatataaaattaatataataaaagtaaaatattaattaaaatatttattacagatttttattgtatgtaaaaaaaggatatagAGATGCACCATATCATAATTGGATACATGCATTTTCAGTGACacattttgcatatttattaataaaaaatttaaatcttattaatgaaaattatttaacacatTTAGAAGCTTTAACTTTTTTAGTATCTTGTTTATGTCATGATATAGATCATAGAGGAACAAATAATATGTTTCAAACAATAAGTTCTACAGTTTTAGCTACTCTATACAGTTCTGAAGGTTCTGTAATGGAggtaaattaacaataaaacattaacaataaaattattgtaataagagTCATTAACAGAATAACTTgttattttcaacattttcaacATTTAACAGAGACATCATTTTGCACAAACCAtgtgtattttaaatacagaaggttgcaatatatttgagaattttaatagtaaagAATAtgctgaaatattaaatatgttgaaGAATAATATACTTGCAACAGATTTAGCAtctcattttcgaaaaataaaaaaacaggaaataatgattaaagataaatttgataaaaataatcttacacataaaaaattattaatggatATGCTTATGACATGTTGTGATCTTAgtgatcaaattaaatattgggaaattactaaaaaaactgcagtaatatatcaaattttaaatttagatatatttctataaaaaaataattcattcaaaaatttatgtacttttttcttcttgtaaaaaatttatcttctaggaaaaaatttatgaagaatttttttcacaaggAGATTTGGAAAAAAGTATGGGTACTTCTCCTATAGAAATGATGGATAGAGAACGAGCATCTATACCAGATcttcaaattcatttcattacaAATGTAGTTCTTCCACTTTTTAtgtaagcatttttaatataactatttttgataaaaattaaatttaaaatttatttaattattattatgttattattatgctattattatgctattattatattatttgattattcattttatttaatcaaattattttagttcttatttgttttattattattatttttttagtaatctttctaaattatttccaatgatACAACCACTTATTGATGTGCTGAAAGAAAATCGAGATTTATGGGAAGAatctaaaaatgtatttaaaaaatatatggaaaaaggaatgaaaagtttaaatattctattgaatcctagttttgaaaaagaagTAGCAGAACTTTATGCTCAacgtaaaaaagattttaatgattcaacattaaaataatatacaataatgtaaaggtatatatttattatgaatgaatataaaaaaaattttaacatatataaatcatgacatttttaaatttacaagtaaaaaataagtctattaattattaattattatataataagaattaaaaaaaatttttctttataagagCGCTGgcgttctaaaaatatattataaatttaatgtataatatataatatattataatatatattagaaattagaaatttaatgtaatctataatattattttagattaaagcatgtaaatatgtaaagtatataaatatatatttatatataatatatgtataattatgaattatatatatattttatcttttgaaaatatattttttaaataagtgcCTATTatgcttattattatatatttatatttaatatgtatttgatatattatattattatttaatatcatttaatattattttaataaaatttttgtttataaaggtaatatattgtttataaatttttgtttataaaaggtaatatatatgtttataaaggTAAGAAGAATaaactttgattttaaaaatatagaattgaattaaaatatatttttaaaaatttttaacaaaacttttataatataattcatataaaaatattatataaaaataaataatatataaaatatcataattgataaaaaataaaacaatacaatattttaaaaaataaatagtatatttcaagtgatgaaaataaaaagattcattttatgtatatatatttatttctaaaattaaaaaaattataaaaaaatattcagtttgcaaaaaatagcaattataaatatatatacacatatattatagttaGAATATAGAGTTAACAAgtaatatagaagaaatatctttgaaattaaaaaaattataaaaaaattcaataagcaaaaaaaataatcaaataaatgataaaaatggatgataaaacattctatttttatatctagtttgattaaaaatcttcaaGTACTGATTATAAGTTCAACCAATCAAATAGAATCggatgttatttaaattttagaagaaaatggcGCGCCCGCGAGAATAGATGGCGTTAAATGCAGTGATTCAAATTAAACTGAAAATTCGTTATGTATTTGAGGGATAAAACTTGCACGATCCCGCCTATGACACGAAATGGAGATTGTCGTTAAGGATTTCcgttcttttatatattttgtcattGAAAGACACTAAtttgtgtaatttatttattcttgttgtgaaaattatatttataatttttcagtttttatacaaatgtaaaaggtaagcaaatatattaataaatatatctcaatCCCctaatttatttcctttaaaatatgtttgtatgtatttttatattactttgatatttatttaatataataataaatttattgatattaattaaattgtgaattcaattaaaatcaataaaaaacaaattattataattatacatatacgtaattgaattaaatttattttttattatttaactattttatcatttcttcatcatttttattattgaatattatgttattacttactatttataaatatttttaaatattttactatttatgaagaattatatataatataatataatatgtaatataatatataatataatatatttaaataaaattgtgttaataaaaacaattatattatttattattaatttttattatattacaacttTAACCATAATTCACGTActgattgtattattatatataatattacatatattttatatataatattttactttttacatatatatttttacttaaaactttactttttacttaaatgtaataatattttaatttatatctaaagtatttatatgattatattttatagattttaaatatgggTACTAGatcaaaaaatagaattaaagaaatgattaCCAAGGATCTTATGAATATCCATAATACTTGTCAAGAAGTTAAAAAGtctattaatgataatttacaagatactttgaattatttacatagtTTAATTGCTCAAATACCACAATCAGCTTCTGGACCTTTAATTACAAAGACACCAAGTGTTCTAAGGAAAAGAGGCATTCAATGTATTGAAACTATTccagaaaatgatattattattattgataatacattatcaaatattagtgtaataaatgaaaaaacagaaaataaaaatataaaaaatgaaaatatagaagaaactATTGGtcggaaaaaaagagaagccTCAATGAAAGctgcaaataatattaaaatgcagCAATCAATATCacttaatacaaaattacgaAGACCATCAAACTTTGAAGGAGACATTGTTTTAAATGTTGGTATTATagctttttatatgtaatgtaattatatattgtgtaatactaatttttattctcaataCCTGatgataatgtataatattagttaatcaatatattaattttaattttaatttttaataaattaaattttttaaaaaatatttttaaatttttagaagaaacgTGAAAGTgcatctaaaagaaaaaaatctgctAGAAGTAGTTCAGATGAAGATACCTCACAAGGTCCTACAAAACATAGTAAAacagaagagaaaaatgaaactcttttaaagaaaattacagatataaatttacaaaaccaTTCTCCTATAATAGTACATACAatagaacaagaaaaaaatgaattatcttCTTCAATAAG
Proteins encoded in this region:
- the LOC107999683 gene encoding cGMP-dependent 3',5'-cyclic phosphodiesterase isoform X2, with protein sequence MKMSLINLNTSQMEQILSLLEDMYYLSYPQSQQKLNKYIQTATNTKLCFLIPILAKSEEMIIHVIGEKILDRELRFPISNNILHKTIQNKKPTAIDMTMLNEELLYHLQPICSTSNSFLTIPIVHPKQNYIALLVCLIDNDSKNEIICKCAIVQDCFRFCLGFLLNSLTCYEETRLKLQCQKLLAVSKKLFIYLDPEQQDLVAKVFDGIIIDKSLEEMRIPIGQGIAGHVATSGTVLNIKNAYEHPLFYPGIDQLTGFKTRNILCFPIRDEEKIIGVAQLCNKKNGLYFDVFDEEVATAFSIYCGISLMHSIVYKKMQIAQARSKLSNEVMMYHMKIDEESIQVILNCKDKHDIENFNKFEFSPRDVPYDTIPCYIIKMFDDLGLIKYWKLKLSTLIRFLLYVKKGYRDAPYHNWIHAFSVTHFAYLLIKNLNLINENYLTHLEALTFLVSCLCHDIDHRGTNNMFQTISSTVLATLYSSEGSVMERHHFAQTMCILNTEGCNIFENFNSKEYAEILNMLKNNILATDLASHFRKIKKQEIMIKDKFDKNNLTHKKLLMDMLMTCCDLSDQIKYWEITKKTAEKIYEEFFSQGDLEKSMGTSPIEMMDRERASIPDLQIHFITNVVLPLFINLSKLFPMIQPLIDVLKENRDLWEESKNVFKKYMEKGMKSLNILLNPSFEKEVAELYAQRKKDFNDSTLK
- the LOC107999683 gene encoding cGMP-dependent 3',5'-cyclic phosphodiesterase isoform X1, with product MKMSLINLNTSQMEQILSLLEDMYYLSYPQSQQKLNKYIQTATNTKLCFLIPILAKSEEMIIHVIGEKILDRELRFPISNNILHKTIQNKKPTAIDMTMLNEELLYHLQPICSTSNSFLTIPIVHPKQNYIALLVCLIDNDSKNEIICKCAIVQDCFRFCLGFLLNSLTCYEETRLKLQCQKLLAVSKKLFIYLGEISDLLREIMIEAKNLTNAERCSLFLLDPEQQDLVAKVFDGIIIDKSLEEMRIPIGQGIAGHVATSGTVLNIKNAYEHPLFYPGIDQLTGFKTRNILCFPIRDEEKIIGVAQLCNKKNGLYFDVFDEEVATAFSIYCGISLMHSIVYKKMQIAQARSKLSNEVMMYHMKIDEESIQVILNCKDKHDIENFNKFEFSPRDVPYDTIPCYIIKMFDDLGLIKYWKLKLSTLIRFLLYVKKGYRDAPYHNWIHAFSVTHFAYLLIKNLNLINENYLTHLEALTFLVSCLCHDIDHRGTNNMFQTISSTVLATLYSSEGSVMERHHFAQTMCILNTEGCNIFENFNSKEYAEILNMLKNNILATDLASHFRKIKKQEIMIKDKFDKNNLTHKKLLMDMLMTCCDLSDQIKYWEITKKTAEKIYEEFFSQGDLEKSMGTSPIEMMDRERASIPDLQIHFITNVVLPLFINLSKLFPMIQPLIDVLKENRDLWEESKNVFKKYMEKGMKSLNILLNPSFEKEVAELYAQRKKDFNDSTLK